TAGGTGATTAGATTGCCATATAGTTGTAGGAAAATCCCTTAAGTGAAGCAGGTACATATGTCCGGTTATTTGCAAACATGTGTAGGTATATGCATACAGTTTTTTAAAGTCTTTAACTCTTTTTCATTAATATATTTTCGGAAAATCCCAAATACCAAACTTGAAGGTATCCAATCTATTATCTATTTGCATGAGCATAGGAAGTTAGGTAATTCATAAATGTACatacaaatatgtattcttCTATGTATTGGTCACAAATAACTattaagagttataaaaaaccCTTAAATTACGCGTTGGTTtcttttactttaaaaacaaaaccactTGATCAATTGACAATCGTTTTTGACCGAGTGCGGAAGAAAatttagatttgaaaaaaaaaaaaaaaaatattttgtaaagacAAAGTTTTtggaagtgctctataatagaaattgtgttaaaaccaattacaaaaacaaattgtgcAAACACAGGTTTTAAAAGTGTACATCTAATccaaaaattgtgttaaaaccaactgcattttttaatgcaatatatCAGCAAAGTGCCTCAATATTAAAACTAGTGAAAAGTGAAGTAAAagacaaagtttaattttgctttttcTTATTAAGTACTTAAAGTGAAGTGTTAAGCCTTAACCACTAACATAGATATTGAAGATTAATTtaacatactatttttttttaaatatccaaaAAGGGAAACATAAGTTTTAtcaatttgatttcttatttttttttttaaacaaagttttgTGAAATACTGTGCCTTTGTTTTGATCcagctaaagaaaaaaaaactactaccaGCAAGGCGGTGAAACTGACCAAATTGTGTTAAGATATTGATTGGTGAGTTATTTTGAAAGATAAATAATTTGTTCATAatttgattttgacattttgataaaattttacattgaatttgaaatggaaaacaatttttcacaATCTCAAAACACCAATAAggggaaaaaaaatagaacatttaatttttctaaaactgataaaaacttaaataaagtcTGTAGCGACGTTATTCCTAAAAACGATGACAATTTTAGTTGTATTAAGGGGTCTTTCTGTCAGAACAGTGACATATTTGACGGTAATTTTAGAAATACTCAGTGCACCAGCAATGCGGTGATGGCATTGTGTATGTCCCAACTTAAATCCGTGACAACTTGGAACACTGATTTCATCGATAAGATTTTGGTACAGGGACATGAGCTTCATGTTCAATCAATTTCCAGTTTCGTTGAAAGGTTTGGCCAACCGCCGCCGTCATCTTTTTACTTGGCGGCAGACGaagttcttgaatttttttcggtTGAAAATACCAATTTTCATGTAGAATATAAGTTAGATCCTTTTCAAGGCTATATTGATGAGTCGGAATGTTTTTTTACGGAgcttaatcgttttttttccaACGAATTATTTGGTGTTTTGACTGTTGCTAATTTGTCGGTTGCAGTTTTAAAGAacgaaaatttgatttgtttgttCGATCCTCATAGTAGAGATCAAAATCTTAACGCTGTAACAAATGGTGTAGCAGTTCTTCTAATGTTTAAAAGCATACAGGAACTAGTTTCAACCTTTAAATCGTCCTTAGATTCAATGCTAAAGCCTCTATTTAGTATAACTCCATTAAAAATAGAGTATGAGTCATTTTGTGAGAATGAAACTCCGTggacagttaagcgaaaaagtttttcattcaaacaaaaacaaattttagaaaaaaacaaagctaGATTAAGACTTTTACGTTTGAATGAGACATTTAAAGCAAAAGAACGGAGAACCCAAATAGAATCAAGAAAAGGGAAGAATGAAGCAATTCTACATGCGATAAGAAAAATGGACGTAAAACGGAAAAAAATCTTGCGATctcaaaaagattttaaaaataaggaaaatgaTAGTCTTTTAATAAGAATGCAGACAAGGAGAAGTCTAGCTGAAAatcgaattttagaaaaaaagaaggaCATAGCTAAGAAAAAGATTTTAAGGACTGAGGAAACTTATAAGAAAAGGGAAAATGAGAAACTATTGACAAGAATGCAGACAAGACGTAGCCTAGTTGAAAATCGAATTTTAGAAAAGAAGAAGGACATAGCTAAGAAAAGGATTTTAAGGACTGAGGAAACTTATAAGAAAAGGGAAAATGAGAAACTATTGACAAGAATGCAGACAAGACGTAGCCTAGTTGAAAATCGAATTTTAGAAAAGAAGAAGGACATAGCTAAGAAAAGGATTTTAAGGACTGAGGAAACTTATAAGAAAAGGGAAAATGAGAAACTATTGACAAGAATGCAGACAAGACGTAGCCTAGTTGAAAATCGAATTTTAGAAAAGAAGAAGGACATAGCTAAGAAAAGGATTTTAAGGACTGAGGAAACTTATAAGAAAAGGGAAAATGAGAAACTATTGACAAGAATGCAGACAAGACGTAGCCTAGTTGAAAATCGAGTATTAGAAAAGAAGAAGGATATAGCTAAGAAAAGGATTTTAAGGACTAaagaaacttataaaaaaaaagaaaatgcaagaCTATTGACAAGAATGCAAACAAGGCGCAGCATCCCtggattaaaacaaaaagaaaaggcACTCAATTCTAAACAAAGGAAAGAAAAGCGAGAACATCATTTATACAAATTTCGAGAACAATATTACAATACCTTGCAAAAGAAAAACAGTTTAGACTGTCAAGCAAAGCTTAGATTTATTAAAGAAAGAAGCATGTGTCCTGagcatatttgttgtttttgtgaagGGCTATTTTTCGCGCATTCAGTTGTAAAATACCAAACtaattattccaaaaaatattttggaaaagaaTTTGTTGAGAGCATAGATAAATTGAGAAGTAATTTGTCACCGTGGACATGTAAGACTTGTTATAGATACGTCCAAAAAGGTGTTATTCCAAAATTAGCGACCACAAATGGACTTAAATTTATTCCCATTCCAAATTGTATACAAATACTTTCTCCTCTTGAAGAAAGAATGGTTGCGCCCTTCATCAATTTTATGCAAATTCGCGATTTGAAACCCTTTGCCCTGAATCCCCAACTTGGAATGAAAGGAAGCGTTGTCAATATTTCAGTTGAGGTGAATGATATGCTGCAGGTACTGCCACGGCGTTTTGACAATATGAAGACGATTCAGTTAAAACTCAGGCGACATCTTGACCATGCCACAAACTATATGTTTGAGACTATTCGACCAGCAGTTGTGTGTGATGCTTTGAAATACCTCATGACCACACCTCTctatataaaaaacaacattcaaatCGATAAAGCTTACCTTAATCAGTATGACAAGGAGTATGATGAATTAGTTGAGTTCATTGTGGACTCTAATGATGCACAGAACCCACAGGGCTCTCTCGATAGGTTTTCACAAGGTGATAGCATGTTAGAAGAAATTAATTTGGATGAATTCAAAGGGTTACCGAAAGCAAAACCTAGTACATCAAATAAGGGCAAAAGATTTGAAGAGTATCAGGTTTTACAACAAGAGATTCACGATGAGGTCTTAGTTATTGATAGAAACAAAGAAGCAGCAGATTGCATTCCAATAATAGCACCTGGTCAAGGGAAGACTCCAGTACCATGGCACTTATACCCAAATTTAGAGGAACTATGTTTTCCTAAAATTTATTGTGGGCATCCCTTAGAATCTTCAAACAAAATATCTTACTCAGAGAGAGCAAAGTCAATCGCTCGGCGAAATGACAGGCGCGGGTGTGTTCCCACTAAAATTTTATACATGGCAAAAAAGAAACTCGAACAATCGTGTCTctcaaatattaatatttgCCTCCGGAAGAGCAAAAGAACAAATCAAGTGACCGCAgacaatattttaaagaaaaattttgttgattccCTTATTCAACACGACGCAGGGTACAGGATTTTAAACCGTATTCCGTCATCTCCGTCATACtgggagttaaaaaaaatgcaattaatgGCAATGATTCGCCAATTGGGCAAACCTACACTCTTTTTAACTCTGTCTGCTGCCGAATCGAATTGGCCGGAATTAATCCAACTTCTTTCAAAACTATTAAATAACCAAACACTTAGTATTGAAGAAGCCATGTCACTAGAAAACTGCGAAAAAACTGAGCTTATCAGAAATGACCCTGTTACTTGTGCTAGATATTTTGACCATAAAGTTGCCAAATTTATGAAGTacataaaaagcaaaaatggGCCATTCAACGAATTTGAAGTCCTAGACAGTTATCAAAGAGTAGAATTCCAGATGCGTGGTTCACCCCATGAGCACATGTTCTTATGGCTCAAAAATGCTCCtgtttataaattaaacgaTGAGGAAAGCAAGTCGCGATGCACCTCGTTTATTGATAGGTTTATCACGTGCGAAGATAACCCTATTAGTCCCTATATACCCTACCTTCGCCATAGGCATTCGCATACTTGTAATAAGGGaaagttaaataaaaccaaatgcAGGTTTAACTTCCCTATACCAGTTATGCTAGAAACCCAAATTCTTGAACCTCTTCCCGAAACTCCAGTAggtaaagaaaaagaagaacttTCAGCTATTTTAGGAAAAATTAGGACCCAAATGcaacattattttgaaaaaccatCCCTTGTTCCTTTTGGTGAGATACTGCATTCACTCAAAATTACAGAGTCCCAATACATTAATGCGATCAGGAATTCCTTAAAGAACCCCCAAGTATTTTTAAAACGCAACAGTTTAGAAGTTGCAATAAATTCCTACAATAAGGACGTTTTGAATTTGTTTGAGTCGAACATCGATGTTCAGTTTGTCTTGGAGGAATACGGAATAGCTAATTATATTGTGAACTACATTAGCAAAGTGGATGCTGGTTTATCCAAGCTTCTAAGAGATGCTGCATCAGATATTAATCAGGgccataaaaatattaaagacaaATTTAGAAATATCGCGAATGTTTTTCTCAACAGCAATTTGATGTCTGCTCAAGAAGCTGCATATCACGTACTATCTTTGCCATTGTCGAAAAGTAGTAGAGgacatgtttttataaatacaagTCCAATTGAAAGTAGATTAATGATGCTAAAGTCCAATAAGTTTCTTCAGAACCTTAACTCTGATTCCACTgacatttttgtcgaaaatgactttaaaaaatattcaaaaaggcCTGTGAAACACGAAGAATTATGCTTAGCAGATTTTGTTGCGAATTTCACACATTCGCGTAGGCaaaatgatgaagaaaatgaaaacgaaGATAACTATCATTTAAGGCACAATTCTAAGATAATTCGATATAGAAGATACAAATTGGCACAGGATCCACACAATTATTATCGTGAGCAGATACTTTTATTTATGCCTTGGAGAAATGAGGCCGAGGAAATAGAAAATATCGATTCTAAGGAAGCTTATTTGAGGAATAGAACATTAGTTGAAGCGAATAGATTAAAATATGCCATAGTAGAAGACGATATTTTAGATGAAGCACTTGAAGAAATAAGACAAGGCAACGAAAGGCATGAATGCACTCCATCAGATTTTCTTCCTGAACCAGAGCAGATAGATATTTTAGAGCAGGGCGGAgtagaaaataaaaaggaaaatttaGTTAATCGTTTCGTGAGTCCACCCAAAATTTCCCAAGAGCGTATGATTTTACTGCTgaacaaattaaacaaagacCAACGAGAATTTGTAATGCATGtatataattgttttaaaacGAAAAACTGTTTGCCTCTTAATATATTCTTAAGTGGTTCTGCTGGAGTCGGTAAATCTACGGTAATCAACTCCATATTCCAACTAAttactaaatattttgataatagACCGGGAGCAATTGGAGATTCCATAAAAGTTTTGCTAACTGCTCCCTCAGGAAAAGCTGCTTTTTTGATTAATGGGGTGACACTTCATACAGCTTTCGCTCTCCCCGTTTCTCAGTACGGAGGGACCATGCCCAATCTTTCCAGTGATATTGCGAACACGATACGACAAAAGTTAATCAATCTTAAATTGCTTATTATTGATGAAATATCAATGGTTGGAAGTCGTCTTCTAAgtagggtagatacaagactacGACAGGTTATGGGCCGAAATGAACCATTTGGAGGGATTTCCATTATTTTAGTTGGAGACTTGAACCAGTTACCTCCTGTCTTTGACACGTTTATATTTAAGGCACCACAAAATAACGACTTAAATGTTTTTGCCGAAACGAACACGTTATGggcacttttcaaaatttttgagctAACCAAAATCATGCGCCAACAAAATGAAACCTTATTTATAAACGCACTGAATAATCTTGCTACGGGAACAATGACAAGTGAAGATATTCAGCTAGTTAAGAGTCGTGAAGTTGATAGCACTTCTATACCTGAAGACGTAATTCGATTGTACTCAACGAATAATGACGTTGATGAGTATAATAGTTTAAAACTGTCAAAAGCACCGGGTGAAGAAATAAGTGCCACATCCATCGATTCTGTGCTTGGAAAAGTGGGAGAAGCAATTAAAAAACGAGCATTGGAAGCACTTCAGAAGAAAAAGTTGTCTGATTTAGGGGGTCTTTCAAATATAGTACGTcttaagaaaaacataaaatatatgATTACAACAAATATAGATGTTGAAGACGGTTTGGTGAACGGAGCCTGTGGTGAACTCAAGCACATTTCAATGAAACCCAATACGAGTGAAGTAGacaaaatttggattttatttcCACCAAATCCTCAAGTTGGATTGAAAGCCCGACAGtccttaaataaattcatagaaTTAAATGACATAGACCGCAACTTGGTCCCTATTGAAAGGAAAGTTCATTCAATAAATGTGAATACCGTTAACACATACCAAATTCTTAGAAAACAATTTCCAATAGTTCCAGCAGAAGCCATAACAATTCATAAAAGCCAAGGCCAAACATACGATAAAGTGTGCATCGATctgagaaaatcgaaaaaaatcagaAGATCTATGATGTACGTTGCGTTAAGTAGAGTAACATCTTTGACAGGGCTTTTTATAATTGGTAATTTCTCACCACCAAATGCTACAGCcgaagaaaatttgattttggatGAGTTAAGACGTCTTAGAAATGATTGTAAAATGAATTTgtcgtttaaaaattttgaccaaAAAACCGGCTTAATTGTTGCTTACCAAAATGCTCGTTCTCTTAAAAAGAACATAAATTGCGTTATAGCCGATCACTGGTACTCAAATTGTGATGTTTTAGTTTTTTCCGAAACTCAAACACTTTATTCAGATTCTTTGAATATACCGGGATTTAAACTAATTTATAGGTCAGATCAGGATTATAAAAAGCGTAAGCCCAGAGGATTAATGTGTTTTGTAAAGGAAACCTTATCAATTGACACAAAGAGCATCAAATCGGCTACAATACAAATAATTATAGATTCGACAAAGAAAACTCATATTGATTTGCTCTCATTTGAATTAGGTGAAGTTTTAGTTATCGCAGGTTATAAATCTCCTTCGGCTTCATTTGAAGACTTTAGGGAACAATTCAaagattttatgaatgaaataagACACAAATTACTTGGAAAAATCGTTCTGTTGGGAGATTTTAACATCAATTTAAGAAATAAGCCGAACACATTTCTCCATGAAACTTTGACGGAATGGAATCTTAGATCCGCACTACCTAACAATACAGTTACTACAGACAACAATACCCAAATTGATGTCATATTTTCAAACATACATCCACTAGAGTGTGGAGTGTATGAAAGCTTCTTCTCAGATCATAAACCAATTTACTTTATATTTCCACAAGAATAATTAATATGGTGAGATGATCGAATAGGTTTTGGTTAGGTTTTCATAGTTCTtcttttataattgtttttttttttctttattataatGTTACATTcattttgcatacattttttgttcataaccGTATTTCTTACATTACAACATGAGGACTATGCCTACCGGGGAAACCTCGGTAAAAAAAACGCGTGAAGGGTCTACCTCCTGGGTAACGTGGAAAgacctaaaattttattttgagtgttaaaaaaaatataagctaAGTTGTAGGTTTTAAGAAATGTGGgttatataatttttagaaaaatttggttcataaaagggaagagccgacatttaggacagattttgctgaattttttttgtgtttgacttttttgaagaaaaaaaaatgcagttatATTGCAATTATATTGTATATtacattagagccgttttcgagttatttggtacaatttgaaaaatttgtatgggaggtaggtacactttttagacttttttgagaaaaactaaaaatgcagtattattgcaattgttttgaatattacgtctgcaaagtttaatcaaaatcgttagagccgttttcgagttatttggtttgaactgaaaaatttgtatgggaggtacactttttagacttttttgagaaaatctaaaaatgcaGTATTATTGCAATTGCCTTGAATATTaagtctgcaaagtttaatcaaaatcgttagagccgttttcgtgtTAATTGGTTTGaactgaaaaatttgtatgggaggtacacttttttgacttttttgagataaTCTAAAAATGCAGTATTATTGCAATTGccttgaatattacgtctgcaaagtttaatcaaaatcgttagagccgttttcgtgtTAATTGGTTTGaactgaaaaatttgtatgggaggtacacttttttgacttttttgagaaaaacttaaaatgcagtattattgcaattgctttgaatattacgtttgcaaagtttaatcaaaatcgttagagccgttttcgagttatttggtttgaactgaaaaatttgtatgggaggtacactttttagacttttttgagaaaatctaaaaatgcaGTATTATTGCAATTGCCTTGAATATTaagtctgcaaagtttaatcaaaatcgttagagccgttttcgagaaatttgcaatatcgtatttttttgtatgggaggtatacgatataaacgagatataaaaaaacaaaaaaaaaccaactttcgaaattctataaaaatcatctgtaccaaatttgaagaaaatccgacCACCCGTTTAGCCAgtagaaatgtgtacagatggacgcacagacgcacagacgcacagacgcacagacgcacagacgcacggacggaattgcgagacccactttttcggaattctccatcatcgtaatgttggttttgattaaaacctcaattttttttttcgacacgaaaccaatacttgccctatagagcaagtaaaaatcgttgccttacaaaaaaaaaaaacgtagacttgggtgcatttctgttttaatgattaaaaattgaatcttgctttatatagttcacattaggtttttgtttaaaaatctatgtaagctgagctgaatataaaaaatatttgcgtatagacaaggtgtctcacgataagtcggactcatcagttgacttaagtgagctccaccgggtcgaaacgccaatttttggtttggactattgaatcaatgatttaacaggtccaattaaatatttataaaaataaaaatgaatgaaaaaattcgtaggttaacgaaaaaattctacgaaaagaatgtaaaaataatctactaaaaaaataattaatacaacgaaaagtttcgttagctaacgaat
This DNA window, taken from Episyrphus balteatus chromosome 2, idEpiBalt1.1, whole genome shotgun sequence, encodes the following:
- the LOC129909657 gene encoding uncharacterized protein LOC129909657 encodes the protein MVAPFINFMQIRDLKPFALNPQLGMKGSVVNISVEVNDMLQVLPRRFDNMKTIQLKLRRHLDHATNYMFETIRPAVVCDALKYLMTTPLYIKNNIQIDKAYLNQYDKEYDELVEFIVDSNDAQNPQGSLDRFSQGDSMLEEINLDEFKGLPKAKPSTSNKGKRFEEYQVLQQEIHDEVLVIDRNKEAADCIPIIAPGQGKTPVPWHLYPNLEELCFPKIYCGHPLESSNKISYSERAKSIARRNDRRGCVPTKILYMAKKKLEQSCLSNINICLRKSKRTNQVTADNILKKNFVDSLIQHDAGYRILNRIPSSPSYWELKKMQLMAMIRQLGKPTLFLTLSAAESNWPELIQLLSKLLNNQTLSIEEAMSLENCEKTELIRNDPVTCARYFDHKVAKFMKYIKSKNGPFNEFEVLDSYQRVEFQMRGSPHEHMFLWLKNAPVYKLNDEESKSRCTSFIDRFITCEDNPISPYIPYLRHRHSHTCNKGKLNKTKCRFNFPIPVMLETQILEPLPETPVGKEKEELSAILGKIRTQMQHYFEKPSLVPFGEILHSLKITESQYINAIRNSLKNPQVFLKRNSLEVAINSYNKDVLNLFESNIDVQFVLEEYGIANYIVNYISKVDAGLSKLLRDAASDINQGHKNIKDKFRNIANVFLNSNLMSAQEAAYHVLSLPLSKSSRGHVFINTSPIESRLMMLKSNKFLQNLNSDSTDIFVENDFKKYSKRPVKHEELCLADFVANFTHSRRQNDEENENEDNYHLRHNSKIIRYRRYKLAQDPHNYYREQILLFMPWRNEAEEIENIDSKEAYLRNRTLVEANRLKYAIVEDDILDEALEEIRQGNERHECTPSDFLPEPEQIDILEQGGVENKKENLVNRFVSPPKISQERMILLLNKLNKDQREFVMHVYNCFKTKNCLPLNIFLSGSAGVGKSTVINSIFQLITKYFDNRPGAIGDSIKVLLTAPSGKAAFLINGVTLHTAFALPVSQYGGTMPNLSSDIANTIRQKLINLKLLIIDEISMVGSRLLSRVDTRLRQVMGRNEPFGGISIILVGDLNQLPPVFDTFIFKAPQNNDLNVFAETNTLWALFKIFELTKIMRQQNETLFINALNNLATGTMTSEDIQLVKSREVDSTSIPEDVIRLYSTNNDVDEYNSLKLSKAPGEEISATSIDSVLGKVGEAIKKRALEALQKKKLSDLGGLSNIVRLKKNIKYMITTNIDVEDGLVNGACGELKHISMKPNTSEVDKIWILFPPNPQVGLKARQSLNKFIELNDIDRNLVPIERKVHSINVNTVNTYQILRKQFPIVPAEAITIHKSQGQTYDKVCIDLRKSKKIRRSMMYVALSRVTSLTGLFIIGNFSPPNATAEENLILDELRRLRNDCKMNLSFKNFDQKTGLIVAYQNARSLKKNINCVIADHWYSNCDVLVFSETQTLYSDSLNIPGFKLIYRSDQDYKKRKPRGLMCFVKETLSIDTKSIKSATIQIIIDSTKKTHIDLLSFELGEVLVIAGYKSPSASFEDFREQFKDFMNEIRHKLLGKIVLLGDFNINLRNKPNTFLHETLTEWNLRSALPNNTVTTDNNTQIDVIFSNIHPLECGVYESFFSDHKPIYFIFPQE